The proteins below come from a single Asterias rubens chromosome 9, eAstRub1.3, whole genome shotgun sequence genomic window:
- the LOC117294751 gene encoding uncharacterized protein LOC117294751 has product MSSTKAGRGRTVATGDTSLSPGQHDSSGGYAVDGPSSVQSSQPSQPLRAASVVDPVDFGGNISRSPSSVSVQGSSLSKGKRPGTIKKTKNPATRAVSKKNKAGKGNPVPGSSTPAAKPPTGLLRTEGVPPPRVSVRHSPSSPTESPSVAVVGDGVGFADRNPAAHSIGLGALAVGRQIAHAEPANWGSPGIPRSVGPSSSSGFTRCSGVPVTQPLSEGTSEVTPSLSSRRGKKAKKGNRSQRFSSSSDSSRESHGENVTAVTRFHGPTSWRPFRR; this is encoded by the coding sequence ATGAGTTCTACAAAGGCAGGGAGGGGTCGCACTGTCGCTACCGGGGATACTTCCCTTTCCCCGGGACAGCACGACTCCTCGGGGGGCTACGCCGTTGACGGTCCGTCGTCGGTGCAGTCCTCCCAACCTTCGCAGCCCCTGCGTGCTGCATCGGTCGTGGACCCCGTTGACTTCGGGGGGAACATTTCCCGTTCCCCCTCGTCGGTCAGCGTCCAGGGGTCCAGCCTGTCTAAGGGTAAACGCCCGGGTAcaatcaagaaaacaaaaaatcctgctACCCGGGCCGTTTCCAAGAAGAATAAGGCAGGCAAAGGAAACCCCGTTCCGGGGTCTTCCACGCCTGCCGCTAAGCCACCCACTGGCCTACTGCGGACGGAGGGGGTCCCCCCTCCGCGTGTCTCAGTGCGCCATTCCCCATCCAGCCCCACCGAATCTCCCTCGGTGGCCGTGGTGGGGGACGGGGTTGGGTTTGCCGACCGTAACCCGGCCGCTCATTCCATCGGGCTGGGCGCGCTGGCGGTCGGTCGGCAGATTGCCCATGCCGAGCCGGCGAACTGGGGTTCCCCCGGTATCCCGCGCTCAGTGGGTCCGTCCTCATCCTCGGGTTTTACCCGTTGCTCTGGGGTCCCCGTGACACAACCATTGTCCGAAGGGACATCTGAGGTTACCCCATCCCTTTCTTCCCGCCGAGGGAAAAAGGCCAAAAAGGGGAATAGGTCACAGCGCTTTTCGAGCTCCAGTGATTCCTCCCGGGAATCCCACGGGGAAAACGTCACCGCGGTGACTCGCTTTCACGGGCCGACTTCATGGAGGCCTTTCAGGCGTTGA